cattgaatttttttgttattttaattattatttatctttattaaattaagagtGAAGTATAAACACAACTTACCTAAACTTTCCTTGCGAGTGATCTTCCCATTTGATGATTGAGGGACAGTACTTTTCGTCGAACAAGAGATTCCGGAGAAACTCTGGCACGGACACGCTCCTGGGGCGCTTGCATACTTTCCTGCCGCTGCCCTTAGGTCGTCCGGGTGGTCTTTTAAACATTTTCCTTTTCTCTTCCTCGTCACCAGATTTGCTACCATCACTACCGTATGAACACTCCGGCGATGCTGTTTCCGATGAACGGAATACATCCTCGGCGTCATCGCTGGAGTCGGCAGCTTGAAACAAACTAATGTCATTTGGCTTATAACCCGAAGCGTATAACCTGTTTTTATGGTCCAAAGAGTCCAAATCTAACACTGTCTTCACTGGTTCATTACTTTGGTACGGATCACTCTCCGCGTATCTAAACACTGACGACTGCCGGAGCATATCTTCATTCAGACGATTCTGCAATTTGTCGAAAATTGTGTCACCTATCCTTCTTGATAGATTAGGATCGACGCTGGGGTGAGCCATTCTCTGCTGGATTTCCTCTCGTCTCATATTTCTCAATTCCATACCTGGGACATTGAAATTGTAAAACGGCACATCATACTCGCAGAACCCGTGGGTGACGGCACACTCTATTATCCAGGACACGGTTTCGTTGTCATTCCAGTCGATGACCATCTTTTGCTTCCAGTCCTCGTGACGGTACTCGCGGGAGCTAACGAGGTTGTGGTAAACGTTGGCGGCGGTGTCGATTTCTGGTTCCCCGTACATTTCGTAATTGTTGTAGTAGTTTCCGTAGATGTGAGAAGGGTTACCCTTTTTGAAAACTTGGAAATCATCGAGACGCGCGGGCGCCGGTGGTGTGGGAGGCAGATAGAGATCGCACATGCTTTGATCGTAGGGGCGCGCGTAATCAATCATGGCTGCGTGCGGCACGGCCGGCAGTTCGCGACGGAATGGGCGGCGGGCGTCGAGAGCGCGTTATTCATACTACGATATCCAAAGTTGTTTGTTTACACGCGCTCCCCGCGTCCGCGTCGCGGCTGCGTAGCGTGCATGGTAGTAGGGCGCGCTTTTCTTTGTACTacgttgtttatatttataagagtaCTTAGACATATTGATAGTGTTGATATAGTTTTATCAACAGCCCTATTAGTATTGATCTTGAGCAATCGTTTTCTCTGCGCTTGTTTAGTCctttaataagaaatttataaatataacgaaaCCCTGTGGTAAATGTTTTGACGTTTTCAACTTAGTTAGCAATaactaattttcaattatttcttacatttttcccgaataatatattagaaaataattaaattatattaatatcgtatCCTCAAAccattatttaatactttacagtattttatgtttataattgcgGCCAagataaatcttaaataaaattagaatatttaagAACGAAACGAAATACGAAAACGAAACGTGTACGAAATGTCAAATAGTCTATTCTCAATGCATAGAATTGCAGTGGCTTAATTATCCTTTAAGTGTATAGTTCCATTTACCATATTATACATCATAACCACCTTTGTTGCCAGCCTTTACATTCGatcttcaattgtttttattttatcgaaacTGCACCTTACGCGCTGTGACGTTTACGTTTACGACTTGAGAAAGGAACAAAACTATTTAACGTTAATATAACTGATAAATAAGACGTAACGGTACCCATATAGACTACTTATTGAGATACTTTATTGGTGTTTTCCAACACACAACTCTACATTACTCTACCAGAACGAACTTAGAACTCGATCTCTGAGAACGAGACACTTTTCCACTACAGTAAAAAGAGAGTGAGTACCAATATAGCTCAggctttacaacaacaacaacagcctgtaaattcccactcctgggctaaaggcctcctctcccttagaggagaaggttttggaacatattccaccacgctgttccagtgcgggttggtggaatagacatgtggcagaatttctatgaaatttgtcacatgcaggttttctcacgatgttttccttcactgccgagtacgagatgaattataaagacaaattaagcacatgaatcagcggtgcttgcctgggtttgaacccgcaatcatcggttaagatgcacgcgttctaaccactgggccatctcgactcactcgggctttaatattaatgaaaaactctcaaccaatttattatttaatattaattaaaattacattaaaaaactgATAGCGGTATACACTTTACGTCACGAAATCTTTCCGTTTTccaaaacgtaataaaaaaggATAAATGTATGTATCAATTATATAAGGAAAACTAAACATACGCCGACCTCATTAAGTGCTTATAAacgtttaattacaaattatattttgttatattaagaaCTAGCGACGCGTCCCGagttcgcacgggtgcaatgctgatactaaatatactacagaatgtgtttatttacgacattacataaGGAACTTCTAAATTTTTCAGCgtttatttacttcattttcTATGTAATATACCATATCAATCAGttgcgtgattttaaagatccaagcaATTGCTAATAAAAAGCagcagacagcggtgagcgactttgttttatactatttaaagatGGTAGAGTCATTTCAGAAATAGACAGTAGAATCTTTGAAAGTATTGACAATACTGACCAGCTACGTTAAAGAAAAATACCTTTAACGTAGCTGGTATAgctaaataaatgattattttaatggttAGCTTATAAGGCTATAGTTTTCgaagtgttataaaaaatattaggttaTGTGTTTTCGAATTCGCAGTAGAAACATAGAGTTTAGAACTTTGCGCGGTTCAGTTAGAAGTTACGTAAAGCTGTTGGTGTTCTACCAAAATTCTTTCTGGTCATTTTGGTTTAagcattttattgaaatatcaaaTAGAATTTGTCGGACTAAAATATATGCCGACTTGTGAACTAATTTTAAGATTATAACCGAATAACCATGTGTAATACATGGTTATAGACGTCATCATGGGGTTTTTGAGACAGTATTTGAACAgtgaacatttttaatattttatatataattgtaaaataaaatagccaAAGTTACTCCTTGAAATGAGCTCCTAGAAAGGACTCTAAGGAGCGATAATATACGGTGATATAGGTGGCTGGTGGAAATTGGTCGAGAAAGGGCAAAGATCGGGTTCAGTGTTGCGACTTAGGGGAGGCCTATATCCAACAATGGGCTGATACAGGCTGATGATAAATTCACTCAGTAAGAATCCATCATCTATCTGCCCGTGAAAATCACatcgaaatcggtccagtcgtttcagaaattagctggaacaaaaagacaaaaagtgtaaaaaatgttattttggcaaATGTACCgttaatacatacaaaaatgcggttatttaatattacaaacaactccaattttataatatgtatagatggaTGCGTTTCATAAAACGCAAATTAGGTACATTTGCAATGAAACTTCAATGAATCGAGTACCTAAAGCTACTTTACGAATTTTAATTCGTCACATAGAGGTAAATGTATTTCGCCTcatcatcaaaataaaatttacgttaATGAcggattaaaataataaaatatatgtatgattgAATTACTTATACATACATGTGTCTGTTAGAGTTCTGTTACGTGAAGAGTTACATGTTTGCTATAACTTTGGAAAGAAACAATATATTACTTCTCTCGTAT
This window of the Vanessa cardui chromosome 5, ilVanCard2.1, whole genome shotgun sequence genome carries:
- the LOC124529621 gene encoding ETS homologous factor-like → MIDYARPYDQSMCDLYLPPTPPAPARLDDFQVFKKGNPSHIYGNYYNNYEMYGEPEIDTAANVYHNLVSSREYRHEDWKQKMVIDWNDNETVSWIIECAVTHGFCEYDVPFYNFNVPGMELRNMRREEIQQRMAHPSVDPNLSRRIGDTIFDKLQNRLNEDMLRQSSVFRYAESDPYQSNEPVKTVLDLDSLDHKNRLYASGYKPNDISLFQAADSSDDAEDVFRSSETASPECSYGSDGSKSGDEEEKRKMFKRPPGRPKGSGRKVCKRPRSVSVPEFLRNLLFDEKYCPSIIKWEDHSQGKFRFVKPDEVAKLWGQMKQNDNMTFEKFSRAMRYHYRQSVLVSVPTARLVYQFGHKGPDFKTDNPNFVKVKSEIDLHDMTYSNS